Proteins found in one Venturia canescens isolate UGA chromosome 6, ASM1945775v1, whole genome shotgun sequence genomic segment:
- the abo gene encoding DET1 homolog gives MADRDAKIEFVTLPCPVRPRKIAAQNIVLRLQRRETIGCPFPGTHVLNARQFYQNVFPNFTVVNVEKPPCFLRKFSPDGRFLIAFSADQTSIEVYEYQGASAAADLLADLKGEYVGHKNDDLTFHIRNNIFRRFFKAKWIVNVVQSNEQLNRECSLFTDDGRYVIAGSAAHIPDDLRPHFYQIYTNNEALTPNPRSPLEDYSLHLVDLRGGKLCDSRHFKVDKIYLSHNQGLYLYKDILAVLSVQHQTIHIFQILDGMFINVRTIGRFCLEDDAYLVTSAWPGVHSRPFRDATINSLKHKLLVYLYKRAKYISATSRDPYELRRFYQYFDQLKALRMWKMQLLDTNHILVRYASEEVATLQASEPNAQPALLVVYDMVTAKVLAAYDNASTQLLTLFENFSDFFRNARTSTDCQYMCSPSNNIYARLMQQRFKQTIVSARYGGLTEATKRLLGQLPISAQSYSSSPYLDLSLFCYDDKWVSMMERPKACGEHPIRFYARDSCLLKFRMYAGMLGRSAPVVARRLVAFTFHPTDPFAISVQRTNAEYIVSFHVRHI, from the exons ATGGCTGATCGAGATGCCAAGATTGAATTTGTGACATTGCCGTGTCCTGTACGGCCAAGGAAAATAGCGGCTCAAAATATAGTGTTGAGACTACAAAGACGAGAGACAATTGGTTGTCCGTTTCCAGGCACGCATGTACTAAATGCTAggcaattttatcaaaatgtatTTCCCAATTTCACAGTCGTCAATGTTGAAAAACCACCctgttttttgagaaaattcagtCCGGATGGACGATTTTTAATTGCGTTCAGCGCCGATCAAACATCGATAGAAGTTTATGAGTATCAGGGAGCTTCGGCTGCTGCTGATTTACTCGCTGACCTCAAGGGTGAATATGTTGGACACAAAAATGACGATCTCACCTTTCATATTAGAAACAATATTTTCCGCAGATTTTTTAAG GCAAAGTGGATTGTTAATGTAGTTCAAAGCAACGAGCAGCTGAATCGTGAATGCAGTCTCTTTACCGATGATGGACGTTATGTAATTGCCGGCTCTGCTGCTCACATTCCTGATGACCTGCGACCACATTTTTATCAG ATTTATACGAACAATGAGGCGCTGACGCCAAACCCTCGCTCGCCTCTCGAGGACTACAGCCTTCACCTCGTTGATTTGAGAGGTGGAAAACTCTGTGATAGTAGACACTTTAAAGTCGATAAGATTTATCTGTCGCATAATCAAG GCCTTTATTTGTATAAAGATATTTTAGCTGTACTTTCGGTCCAGCATCAAAcgatacatatttttcaaattcttgacggaatgtttataaacgtgaGGACTATTGGCAG attttgcCTGGAAGATGATGCTTATTTGGTCACGAGCGCATGGCCAGGTGTACATTCGCGACCTTTTAGAGACGCAACGATAAACAGCCTTAAACACAAATTGCTTGTTTATCTGTACAAAAGAGCAAAATATATTAGTGCAACGAGTCGAGACCCATACGAATTACGACGCTTTTATCAGTACTTTGATCAG CTCAAAGCTCTGAGAATGTGGAAAATGCAACTCCTGGACACGAATCATATTTTGGTTCGTTATGCCAGTGAAGAAGTGGCGACTTTACAAGCGAGCGAACCGAACGCCCAACCAGCGTTGCTTGTTGTTTATGATATGGTAACGGCTAAAGTTCTCGCCGCCTATGATAACGCATCGACTCAATTGTTGACCCTGTTTGAgaacttcagcgatttttttcgcaacgCAAGAACCAGCACCGACTGTCAATACATGTGTTCACCATCCAATAATATTTATGCGAG ACTTATGCAGCAAAGATTCAAGCAAACTATCGTTAGCGCGAGATATGGCGGTTTAACCGAAGCAACTAAAAGATTGCTCGGCCAATTGCCAATCTCGGCTCAATCGTATTCGAGCTCGCCGTATTTGGATCTTTCCCTTTTTTGTTACGACGACAAATGGGTCTCGATGATGGAACGTCCAAAAGCTTGCGGAGAACATCCCATTAg GTTTTATGCGCGCGATTCGTGTCTACTGAAATTTCGCATGTACGCTGGAATGCTGGGCCGATCCGCACCTGTCGTCGCCAGACGCTTGGTCGCCTTCACTTTTCATCCTACCGATCCTTTTGCCATTTCCGTACAACGGACCAACGctgaatatatcgtcagttttCATGTACGACATATATAG
- the LOC122412120 gene encoding uncharacterized protein: protein MKRSYDFYDLQNQFITRLVYFGTYRGTEEYLQKKFETVIKYLRSEYSDSPVTGLLLVYPFYFVHVIEASEEMIYRHLQAIFNEEGMKINLGRVLPLPPYHHVHKLGSVDEVLKSLGDENDQRYLPESTLIEFLLKSKSSILRDIREYVELARIVPHIKLYNGNGSISTKIKKRRLKTIIYLRICTISKKRFLYVVLGLHIKFD, encoded by the exons ATGAAGAGGAGTTATGATTTCTACGATTTACAGAATCAATTCATTACGAGATTGGTGTACTTCGGTACGTACCGTGGAACGGAGGAATATTTACAAAAG AAATTCGAGACCGTAATAAAATATCTCCGATCGGAATACTCAGATTCTCCTGTAACAGGATTGTTGTTAGTTTATCCGTTCTACTTTGTGCACGTTATCGag GCATCGGAAGAAATGATTTATCGTCATTTGCAAGCCATATTCAACGAGgaaggaatgaaaataaatcttgGTCGAGTTTTGCCATTGCCGCCTTACCATCACGTTCACAAA CTCGGATCGGTCGACGAAGTATTGAAGAGTTTAGGCGACGAAAACGACCAACGATATCTTCCGGAGAGTACGCTCATTGAATTTCTATTAAAATCGAAATCGTCTATACTGCGAGACATACGGGAATACGTGGAGTTGGCCAGAATTGTTCCCCACATCAAGCTCTACAATGGTAATGGAtcaatttcaacgaaaataaagaaacgtcgattaaaaacgattatttatttaagaatatgtacaatatcaaaaaaacgttttttatacGTCGTTTTAGGATTACACATCAAATTCGATTAA
- the LOC122412121 gene encoding 5'-deoxynucleotidase HDDC2 isoform X2 encodes MKRAGWVLKDIAEPETIAGHIYRMAMLSFLVDSNENLDKTRIMQMALIHDLAECIVGDITPHCGISIEDKHQRENKAMEEICKLLGNQGLPILNLFREYESQESAEAKYVKDLDRLDLIMQAFEYEKRDNTPGKLEEFFSSTNGQIRHPFINKMADEINEQRRALKHQSLPNTK; translated from the exons ATGAAGAGAGCTGGTTGGGTATTGAAAGATATTGCTGAACCTGAAACAATTGCTGGACATATCTATCGAATGGCTATGCTGTCTTTTTTAGTCGACAGTAATGAAAATTTGGACAAAACTCG GATAATGCAAATGGCTCTTATACATGATCTTGCAGAATGTATTGTGGGAGACATCACACCACATTGTGGTATCTCAATAGAAGACAAACATCAAAGGGAAAACAAAGCAATGGAAGAAATATGTAAACTATTGGGCAATCAAGGGCTGCCAATACTAAACCTTTTCCGG GAGTATGAATCTCAAGAATCAGCTGAAGCCAAATACGTTAAAGACCTCGACAGACTCGATCTTATAATGCAAGCATTCGAATACGAAAAACGAGACAATACACCAGGAAAGCTGGAGGAATTTTTCAGTTCTACCAATGGACAAATTCGGCAtccttttataaataaaatggcAGATGAAATTAACGAACAAAGGAGAGCGCTTAAACATCAATCATTACCTAacacaaaataa
- the LOC122412121 gene encoding 5'-deoxynucleotidase HDDC2 isoform X1, which yields MEIKKLHEFMELVGRLKHMKRAGWVLKDIAEPETIAGHIYRMAMLSFLVDSNENLDKTRIMQMALIHDLAECIVGDITPHCGISIEDKHQRENKAMEEICKLLGNQGLPILNLFREYESQESAEAKYVKDLDRLDLIMQAFEYEKRDNTPGKLEEFFSSTNGQIRHPFINKMADEINEQRRALKHQSLPNTK from the exons ATGGAGATCAAAAAGTTACACGAGTTCATGGAATTAGTTGGTCGACTCAAG CATATGAAGAGAGCTGGTTGGGTATTGAAAGATATTGCTGAACCTGAAACAATTGCTGGACATATCTATCGAATGGCTATGCTGTCTTTTTTAGTCGACAGTAATGAAAATTTGGACAAAACTCG GATAATGCAAATGGCTCTTATACATGATCTTGCAGAATGTATTGTGGGAGACATCACACCACATTGTGGTATCTCAATAGAAGACAAACATCAAAGGGAAAACAAAGCAATGGAAGAAATATGTAAACTATTGGGCAATCAAGGGCTGCCAATACTAAACCTTTTCCGG GAGTATGAATCTCAAGAATCAGCTGAAGCCAAATACGTTAAAGACCTCGACAGACTCGATCTTATAATGCAAGCATTCGAATACGAAAAACGAGACAATACACCAGGAAAGCTGGAGGAATTTTTCAGTTCTACCAATGGACAAATTCGGCAtccttttataaataaaatggcAGATGAAATTAACGAACAAAGGAGAGCGCTTAAACATCAATCATTACCTAacacaaaataa
- the Nup44A gene encoding nucleoporin SEH1-A codes for MFEAHSINVEHKDLIHDIAYDFYGQRMATCSSDQFVKVWDEDEHENWHLTATWKAHSGSVWKVTWAHPEFGQVLATCSFDRTAAVWEEIVGEGSGPGERGMRHWVRRTNLVDSRTSVTDVKFGPKTLGLLLATCSADGVIRIYEAPDVMNLSQWTLQHDISCKLACSCITWNPSLSRLHSPMIAVGSDDSSSSGGGKVFIYEYSENSRRWAKTETLSNVVDPVHDIAFASNLGRRFHTLAIATKDVRIMTLKPIQDTAQNGLSRFEITTAAQFDDHYCTVWRVCWNTMGTILASSGDDGCVRLWKGNYINNWKCVAVLKGDGTSAQSAEIPQIATPPSHPTNNQQSLSTTRTVSIATINAEKPTVCVMSGNKWQGPVIKGRFSKTVWMGNPSEPSPPPPPILDRPRTKK; via the exons ATGTTCGAGGCGCACAGCATAAATGTGGAGCACAAAGATTTAATTCATGATATTGCGTACGATTTTTATGGTCAACGCATGGCAACATGTTCCAGTGATCAGTTCGTTAAG GTATGGGACGAAGatgagcatgaaaattggcacTTGACCGCTACTTGGAAAGCACACAGTGGCTCAGTCTGGAAAGTAACATGGGCGCATCCTGAATTTGGTCAGGTTTTAGCAACTTGTTCTTTCGACAGAACTGCAGCAGTCTGGGAAGAAATAG TTGGCGAAGGTTCTGGTCCGGGAGAAAGAGGCATGCGCCACTGGGTGAGAAGAACAAATTTGGTGGATTCTCGCACCTCAGTTACAGACGTGAAATTTGGTCCAAAAACTTTGGGCCTCCTTCTAGCTACTTGCAGCGCCGATGGTGTTATAAGGATATACGAAGCTCCTGACGTCATGAATCTCAGTCAATGGACTCTACAACACGACATTAGCTGTAAACTTGCCTGCAGTTGTATCACGTGGAACCCCTCTTTGTCCAG acttcaTTCGCCGATGATCGCTGTTGGTAGCGACGACTCAAGTTCTTCGGGAGGGGGCAAAGTATTCATATATGAATACTCTGAGAACAGCAGACGATGGGCCAAAACTGAGACTCTTTCGAACGTCGTTGATCCCGTTCACGATATTGCATTCGCATCTAATTTAGGCAGGAGATTTCATACCCTCGCCATTGCAACAAAAGACGTTAGAATTATGACTTTGAAACCGATACA AGATACAGCACAAAATGGGCTCTCGCGGTTCGAGATAACGACCGCCGCTCAATTCGACGACCACTATTGTACCGTTTGGCGTGTTTGTTGGAACACTATGGGCACGATATTGGCGAGTTCTGGGGACGACGGTTGCGTCCGTCTTTGGAAAGGCAATTACATAAATAATTGGAAATGTGTCGCTGTACTCAAAGGTGATGGAACTTCGGCGCAAAGTGCCGAAATCCCACAGATAGCAACGCCTCCTAGTCATCCTACAAATAATCAACAATCACTTTCTACAACAAG GACAGTTAGCATTGCAACGATAAACGCTGAGAAACCGACGGTTTGTGTGATGTCGGGAAACAAATGGCAGGGCCCGGTAATTAAAGGTCGTTTTAGTAAAACCGTTTGGATGGGTAATCCGAGCGAGCCGTCCCCGCCACCGCCGCCGATTCTGGATCGGCCAAGAACCAAAAAGtag